In the genome of Carassius carassius chromosome 12, fCarCar2.1, whole genome shotgun sequence, the window GTTTTATTCAAGGATATGGCAGAATGACTTGGAACCCAGTGGTGAAAATCCAGGCAAGACATTCTTTCCTGTTtttgcacatctttttttttttgtgtgtatcgATCATTTAGGCTTTTAGCAGTTTTTCAGCTCAAACTGTTCGTTAAAACCAACCCATGCCTTCTGCCCCCAGGGAAGCATCTAAACCCCAGCAAACAGAGAAAGCCAATTGAATAGATTTGTTTGCTTCAGCCCCTCAGTGTAAAAGCAAGTGTTGATGTTTCAAAATGGAAAAATAACATGGAATAATATTTTTGGTCTTATTGCATTTTCTTCTTGATTTCTTTCAAcctttccttttttcttcttttttttttgagagaagatACAGCCTTTTAAGATGCATGTAGGGGGCTGATACTCAAATCTACAGATATTTAAAATCTtatcaaaaactatatatatgcacatgtacagtatctACAGTATAAATGTCACATCATTGTGACATTCCATATTTCATAGATGACTCTTTGTACTTTACCAGCCTCAAGAATATTCAAGCAGTGTTTGGGTTAAgctcacaaaacctgtcaagaTGATATCAGGGTCATATTTCATCCCAAAAACCAATGGAAAGAAAGAAGACATTATATTTTGCTTAAtgaaaatggatttttttttcttttcattgcaGCTATTACATaatgcgcaaaaaaaaaaaaaaggataatataataatatcttaaaaaatctgtttaaaaatgGAAATGCTTTAGACATTTGTATtgcattgtaatatttattttaattaataaataatgtttgtatTATAGTAATAAAATGTCATGAGAATTTCcattgagaatatatatatatatatatatatatatatatatatatatatatatatatatatatattaaatgtgtgtATAGATCTGTGGACTCTGAATGGGATATTTGTTTTCTCTCTGATCGTGATGCATACTTAATTACATTGTGATATTAGCATAACGTTAGGTCCGTATTGAAGTCTTTCATCTTTATAACTAATTGGTACTTGCTTGTTCTTTTCTCAGAGCATTTTCAGAACAGTCCACATAGTCTCCATTTTATCATTCTGTGGGTTTTGTTAGTGTTGTTATTCAGTAGAACCTGTGTCAGTCTGTATTGTACTGTCATTATGGGTTTGAGAAATGtcagttttgtggtcagcttaaTCTATCAGTTGCTTGCCATCTTTTGATTCTGTAtgttattttcactgtttttgtaCTCCCATACAAAAGATGTGAATATTTTTGTATGGGAAAAaatgaggtgtgttcaggtgaatTGTTGCCgtgttgctattttgaggaactgacaATAGACTGCgcaatagaccaactcaaacctgatctaaagtctggcgcaatattttttctttgttatttaaagatcgCGTTAGTTATATGCGCCTATAGGCAGTGGAAAAACACATGCatactttgcttattacacacacaacatttttaaaactgaaaaattacATTCCACCATGTAAATGGCGAACCCGCCATGGTGTGAGCacaactggcttttaaaggggaTGGAAGATAAGACTTACTGAGacattacgcccaaaaaacacccattactcattaagagaataaggACAACCCGTTTAGGCCATTCGCCCGGGCGCACCGACCGTTTACCCGTCATTAAAGTAGCTAAATTGGATccggacacgccctgagtgcacctgcgccgtgctcattagaccatgtgcttagattgttaaaatagggcccattgtAGCAAAAACCATGTTTGTCCTAGTAGCAAGTAAAGCCTTCTTTAATGTAGTCGGGTTGGTAAATGTCTTATACCTGTGTTATTTCAGGGGGCAATAACATGACACCTTTTCTCAACGtaaacatttttttgcatttggctattcattttcattttatttttgtgggcctgaaaatacaaacatttgaaaatgggtttcaaagtgcaaatTTTGGACAATGATACCATTGTCTTTATAAACTACTCAAACACGAAATATGTGAAAACAGTGAAAACTTCAAAAACACAAAGGAAATACATTTTAGTACTACATTTCTCGAATtcttagtatgggtcaccatacttggttgcatgtcacgtcactttcactttcacattttGATAATGAAGACGTCACACCAGCCAGCCATGTTGACCTCTGCCTAATTTGAATAGAGCTTCTACCAAATGATAGATGAATGTGTTGCAAAATGCCATAGAGCTTAATTGAATGCACGGCCTTTGACGTTAACAAGGagatattttgcattttattatttgtatttagtgTTCTTTTCCTGCTGTCCATGACCCTGTCAGATCAGACTTGCGGCGAACAACCTCAGACCACTGCACTTTCATGATTTATTCCAGCATTTTAGCATGCCATAATTTTTCTGCTCGTACCCACAATGAACCGCATTGACACATTGGAAATCTGGTCACCTTATGTGGCAACACGAGTCACGCTTGTCTGCGAGATAAAAACATGAGGAAATTTACTTCATAAAGCTGCTGTCAATCATGATGCAGAACTCTGGAGCAGCAGATGGTTTCacagatccaaaaaaaaaattcatctgaACCCCAGCAGCTGAGATAAATCGCTCTGAACAGACTCCTGCAGCCGTGGAGAAGGATCTCAGATAATGGGTCCTGTCCAGGGTGTCAGCCTTTCAAGCACCGCACGTCTCCATCTCTTCAGTGCTCATCCATCACACCAGGAGCGATGACGGAGCAGAGGACTGGGGAGGTCACTCTGTTCATCGTTATTCGCCTGCCGATAAGTGCCAGCACTTGTCTCTTGAGGACCGTGCATTTAGGGCACTAAATCTGCCACAAATAAAGTAGGAGGAGACCATATGCTGTCAGTCTTTAGGGGTTGTTAAGAGCCTCTTTGCATGTTCAGGTGTGATGGAAAGTTGAAGGATGAGTTGGAGTATGACATGTGAATTAGGCaggaaataatgtttattaatgacCATGTGACTGATATTTCAGAAGCAACTCTGCTTTTGATGTGGAATTTAAAATGTGTCTCAGGAAAGGTAAGAAATTGAATACTGCTAAAGGCATGTCCTCTCCATTgacatatgtactgtatgtattttagCAAATTCATTTGAATATCCTGAGTACACCTGAAGGTAGCACTTGTTTGTCTGCTTCACGTGATGTCTTTATGGAATAGATCCAACCAAATTCAATTGGAATGTCACATTTGAAGGAATAGCTGCACCTCTGCTGTCAGTGCCGATGGAAATGCTCACTGGTGTATTTCAGTAGTCTCTTTGCAAACTTGTGTACAGTACATGTAtagcatttatataaatgtaaagcaTTTATAAATCATGGTAGAATAAATCAATATGCTTATTAATGCtgtttaaataaatcattgtatatatatatatatatatatatatatatatatatatatatatatgagtaaaTAGAAAAGAACATCATACACAGACTCCTTAACAAAACTCTAATGCAAATATCTACTGTGAATAATAAAAatggcaacaacaacaaaacattatacagtatatacaccattcaaaagtttgcagtCACCAAGGtcgcatttatttgaccaaaaatacagtaaaatggtaatattgtgaaacattattgcaatataaaacaactgttttctattttaatatattttaaagttacatttacttcttgtgcttgcaaaactgaattttcagcatcattactccagtctttagtgtcatatgatccttagGAAATCCTACTAATATGCCAATTTGAAACTTTCGGTGAAAACAGTtggtgcttatttatttatttatgtatgtatgtatgtatgtatgttttacgtaaatatttatttgatggaccaaaagataaaacaacaacaacaacaacatttatttgaaatataaatcttttgtaacattataaatgactttacaatcacttttgatcaaataaatgcatccttgctgaataaaagtaatctCACCAACCCCACTTTTTAATGGAAGTGTATAATATATGCTTGtacattatttatgtatgtatgtataacttttattttggggtaaaatatgaCCGTGACATGTTCTTGAGGAGTTACATTGGGTTCACTTTTCTAAATAATGTGAATGGAAAGTTTTCtgctttatattaaataaataacgtTTTAAAATGTTCCATTGCACAGTTGAGATCCAGCCAACTGCAATTGAGTGTGctacaaaaacataacaaaaagttTGGTTTCTTAAACTACGTCTTTTTTGtctattttaattaattcaaaCATGGCAAAATTGATACAATTGTGCAAAATTTTGTTTCATCTTAACTACCATTTGAACCAAAGACATCAAACATTGAACAGTAATGACTTCATATCACACAGCACAAAACAGtgcccctccccctccccccatAAAGGAATTTTCAGTTAAAATTAACTTCTCAGCGAAAAAAGCAAAACATCAATGGCAAAAATAAATTGGTTTGCTTTCTAACTACAAAGTTTTGCAGCTTCGTACTCTTTGTAGAACGGCTGTTTGGCACTAAAAATCTGCAGTGTGGTGAGTATTCTCTGTACCTCGGAGCTGGACAGTTTGAGTCTATGTCGAAGTAGGCAGGAGAACAGATCTAATGGCAGTGGTCCAGGAGGCGACAGTCTATTGACCCGATATCGGATCTCCATTAGCTGCAGCAGAGCAGAGTCTTGAGATCCCTGAGTGTACGGATAGTCCAACTGCAGGATCAGATCCTGGATAGCCTCGGGATCGAAGTGCATGCTATAACCATACAGCTGCATGCTGTTGATCTTCATATATCCAAAGTTCTGAGTGGCATCCGTATCCTCCAGAGGCTCGAAGTAGACCGTATCGTTCCCCTGTGAGGACTCGGTCTGAATGCGGCTCCTCAGGTAGAAGTGAACAGTCTCAAAAAAGCTCTTCCACCGGTTTCCCAAAGTCAAGGTCCAGTTGAAGCAATCCAAAGGAATGTCCAGCttgtttttttcccagtccggGTAGCTATTTTGATTAATGGGCATGGTCCAGCTTTCTGAATGGCTACCGCCAAAAGGGTTGACGTAGACGGACAGCACAGGCTCCAAGGTGGAGTTCTTGGTCATGCAGATCTGCAGCGAGATGCCCAGGAGCATATGGATGCGATTGGATTTGAACTTGTTGCTCTTTAGAGTAAGCAGCATCCTCTTTCTCCAAGATGGGTCAAACCAAATGTTGAGGCGAACGTCGTTGCTGACGAAGATTGCGTTTGCAGTGATGCGGCTGTCTCTGTGTTGCAGTAGGTAGCGTAGCTCCAGGTCTTGTAGGTCGGTTTCAAAGCCCAGGTAGTGGTCTGTAGGGTTGGGTACGGCATATTTACAAATTCCATGACTGAGAACATAACCTGGGTTGCAGCTGGAGCAGCGGGTGAGGTTGTCCACCGAGCAGGAAGAGCAACGGTGGCTGTCACCCACCTCGCACGGGATGACACCTTGGCACGAGGGGCTTCCATATGGACATGCGCAAGTCTGTAATTCCTCTGTGTAAAACCCCAGTTGGTTATTCTCACTGCAGTACAGGATGGACAAAGTGAACTGTAGCCAGTAGTTCAATGGCCtgtgaaaacaataaaaagagtGAGAAAACAAGACTAAACAAGATTTTATAGCTTGTAATGTATGCAAATAATTGCTGGTTTCATAAGGCAGTGATTTGCAACAACCAGTGTCTGTCAATAAACAGTTTTATTTAAGCAACAGAACTAATTGGTTTTTAACCTTGAGCTCTGCTAATATCTGCCTTTGAAAGCACTGTTAGGGCAAAAGTAATCCATTAGTGCAACAGTAGCCTCAGAGGCTGTAGTGGGTGGTTAAACAATAGATTACTCATTAGTCTTTTTCACCCGCTTGGAGATCGGGCTTGGCTAAACAATAGCGCTTTTCAGTAGTGTAATAATCATCCCAGAGGAAAACTGTATTGCTCAGAGGTTACCCTTTCAAAGCTCAAAAGACTTTAGAGattttaattttgtgtaatttacaTGTCATGAATTCATTAAATAAAACTTTCTGATGCCAAGTACCCCTAATATGAAAGACTCCCTTTTCTAAAATGTAAAGACAGatctatttttaatatgtataatataaagacaaatgttgtttgcaaaattAAATAACTGGCTATTTTTGTGTCATTTTCATGAAGCCgaaatagattattaaaatatctgGAAAATACTGACtttgttttatgaaattgaagagatattttcaattaaaatgtatttacataatgCTTTTCACAGTAAATATCATTCCAAAGCAGTTTAAGGCCTGGGACACACTAGATGATTTTCAAATCCTAACCAATTTGAAAGCCATTGGAGACCACAGACATGACAGTTTCAACTGATTTTTAGCCTTTTAGTCCTCTGAATGCGCAAACTGGATGATTCCACCAGACAGTGAGACCACACATTTGTTGATTGTAGGAACAATTTTACAATGACTAGAGAAGAAAAACACAGTCAACCTTGTCAGCTAGCTTTCCTGATGAGCGTTCTGTTGTACAGTGaaaaactaaatagaaaaataataataataatatagttctTTCTCAGTACTCTACTTCCATGGCATGTTTGTGCCTGCTAAGTTTCAAGAAGCATCTGGTAGGTGACGTTTGCTCAGTCTCATTGGCTATCAATGTATCACGTCAGAGGCAGCCCCATCAACAGTCGTAAATAtctaatgtttgatatttatgaaTAGAGTTTGGGGATCGCGATTGGGAGCAGTTAAATGATCCTAATGACACCACACAATAGAGGATTTTTGACAAAAAATTGTTTGCGATAAGCCTCAAATCAGGCCATGTTCACCGAAAGATAGACAGAAATAAAATTAAGCTAATTTGGTAAACTAAACTTTTCAAAATATCTactgtgttccacagaaggaaTAAAATCATTGaaatgaattctgtcatcatttgtcaTTTACTGTCCTTTCAATTTCATCGCTATCTACAAGAAAAAACTGAGAGATTAACTGAATCTTGTGACATTTCTTTACTGTGAGACTGCATGGAAAATCATACAATTTCAACTCAAATCCTGTAAACCTCAAACTTTTGCTGTTTAATGATGCACAAACATTCAGAATTCCTTATAGACTTAAACTTTGCAGCCTTTCATGTATCTTAATTTGCATAGCttgcataattaaataaaaatattcggaTTCACAGGTTTAATGTGTGCCTATAAATATGATTTACCTCTCCCTTAGAGACACTATTTTGGGCTGTGTGCGGCATCTCTTGCTGAGGCTGAAGAGCTTGTTAGCAGTTTGTCGGGTCTTGGAGAGCAGGAGGCTAATACGACTCTCTAGCTGCCTGTAGCGTTGCTGTAGAGCACTGTCTGTCCTCCACAACTGCTGGATTCTTGAAGAATTTAGAGCGCTCTGTGTTGGTAATTTACCCAAGAAGTTCTGGAACTCATCTGATGAAAAAGTAGATCTGAATTAACACAATTTTTTCTGAAGATTTTCAAAAAATAGTTGTCAGTAAAAGACCCATACTAGGACCTAACCTCTTAGCATTAGCATACACGCACCATAATTGGTTTCAGATTAGTTGAATACTAACTGTTCatcttaaataaatatataaaaaagtaatacttGTTTGTATGTCCTATATGACAGGGTCTGGACAGGGTGTGAGACTGTCTTGCACACAATTGTCAATGTTATTATTGTCAAAATATGACACACATCTTAACCATACCATATTGGTGAAATgacacataatataatataatataatataatataatataatataatataatataatataatataatataatataatataatataatataatataatataatataatatccagaaaaaaagagcagtggaaaacacaaagaaaaatgtctcaggttatgaatgtaaccatggttccctgagtagggaacaagacactgagTCCTCTAGGGTGCGCTATGGcaaacacctcgtcgtgacccatgtctgaagcatacattgaaaaaacaccaatgagttagccggcgacagcctctgacatcactagAATAAGCTATAAATAAGCGTCCGGAGAATATGTCATTCACTTTTTCATCTAaagcttgcatccgaagcatggcagggagctaaaggacgcagtgtcttgttccctactcagggaaccatggttacattcgtaacctgagacgttccctttcaaaggaacttcgaactgcgtccctaggggtcgctatggggaacagtatacccacgccgccatgctgaggggagttcaggccagaatcatggcaaacactaagtaccaactctaccatttccataggagttgcccctgggacgtttagacggcagttcatgacattatcccttatggccaaaggcctaagctacatacccagtTATTTGTTAGGGCATCGGCCCGTGGAAGaactaaaggcttggaatcaggaaggattcctttaaagggatacggctaagaacccagtatttatataaggtcttgcctgtcacacaggggctactgcttgcttccgcataagcttgctgaaggagccgtctcaacagatccctagtagcaacaacctgtttagataggtatccgaggatacataaatggagtggcgcccaagatgaacggggcttttaccaactcaagaaagggcatgaagcaaccgcgcgaagcccttactATATagaattttagaaagaacgcagagacacTAGTGTGCGAACTTActacagtgtggatttcagaaagtgtgcaaagacttctcGTGCAGACTTACCATgacatggattttcaaataatgttctaaggaggggctcccATGGCACTCTGATCGAGCAGCTCACAGATGGAATCGTGCATCTCAAACAATATGTGGAGTACTCTGGgtaaaaaacagagaactcagtctcatatgagaggagaactctggatccagagtagcgcactcataggcAAACCTTCCTGGAAAAGGGgagtgctgctaaactaccacgagaatcgcCCAGATTGCCCCTAACGAtgagggaagcaatgcttgaAATGTACAACAAATACAtgctggctgaatggagcccaaggaaccaaggccTAACCATCTCGAAAAGGGAATGAAgctggcgcgtaacccttactgtacaggatttcagaaaagtgtgcatgcacacttaccacttacgtggattttagaaagtgcacagagcttagcgtgtgtacttacaAGTTCCTAAGcctcgcagaggcgctggaccgcAAGGGAGAGGCAAGCTAATATTTTGCAAACCTCTGGCGAGGAGAGCATCACCCGAGGCAGTATATACAGGAAAACTTCCGTAACTACTACCTCCACTTCCCACTGGATTCGACAGCACAACTAAGCAGCaaggaggcccctcagggtgacctggccggacatccatgaaattccctgcaatGCTGTGCCAGGTCTGATGATCAgcgaggctcccgcagaagcctgtgatcttggccatcagtaaggtggttgctatgaacatagaaccagccaaaaacatcataggtccagcataggagactgttatttGAGAATTTTCCTACCTAAcccaggtggagagctggtggttacaggggaattaggcagggaaagataaaagcagaagttaaaaacaccCAAAAGGAATGAGTAGCTACCTAGGTATCgctctgattcggacgagaacgctgcctcatctgaatcacatccctaAGGTCCTGCTTatctcctcgtgacccacgattcctcttaacCCTGCCTGTAGGTGGGGCAGGAGAGTGAGCCGTGACCCTAGCCTTCTGCacccatctttgatcctcagatcgagacggtccaagacccctatgttgtttgggctcggacctggaccttcatggaatGAAGGATTAAAGGGCAGTTGAgcacgcccttgcctccctgaacttctcgaccaccatctcgacggagttACTGAAAAGTTTGGAAggccggagcatcgagaagaaagcccctttctttcctctcgatgtctgccaggttcacccacagatgtctctctgttaccaccatggccgccatagacctacccgtggcggaggtggcctgcttggtagcacggagagagaggtctgtggtgcggtgcagcttggctacctggtcagctgaaaggccctcgcctttatccaggtccttcaACAGATCAGCTTGATAaacctgaagcactgccatcgtgtgcaacgaagccacagcctgacctgctgctgcgtatgctctgccatttaagcggATGTATCCTGTAatggcttagatggcaaagagggaggtTTAAGAGAgaatgtttcccccacagagagatagctagccagcgtctcttctacaggagGCATCccctcatagccgttttcgcacATCGCCTCGATATTgtcataactcgtatgctgaaaccgatggatgcgagaagaaaatggtctcttccattctttttcgacttctgcatgtaaataaggcaagaatggaaggttcatctgggctggagggctatggtcagacaaataaagCTTGTCAAGGCGACCTTGCGGCGTCACTTTGCTGGCACGGTTcaatggcaagtccaactttgccgtggaACGATCCATAACCTTGAACAGCtccacatacgcagggcaggaggattgaaaAGGCTAagcctcagcctcagcttcttcaccacccTCAGACAtatcctgctcttcctgggcagaacccagcagagcactaacttcagtatcagaaagtgttaatgacaacacatcttcctcctgaagtttacTCTCGTCTGGCGCTgaagagcgcgaaagggaaagtccctctctaaactcctcagcgagatccacttGCGATTTCCACAAGCTCACTTTCCTCGGTGCCTCAGCAGTGGCGGggcctgaaccgcgggaagcagatggctgtccctctttcctcgaaaagagagacagacgagagcggagctttttaatcaaaaaacgcagatcgccccctcaaggacatcgcgtgcgtgctcttcgcccaaacaagagacgcaaagaatgtgtgtgtcatcaggtgttaaataacgcagacacggatgtacacactgtCAAAAGGCCCTGCTAGTGGATAACATGATAAACAGAGACAGATCGCTCTTACtgtggtcgtttctcagatgcacgctttaaacaaaacagtcaatgaagacgaagaagagaatgacatattgtagtgacatcagaggctgtcgccggccaacccGTTGGTGTTtattcaatgtatgcttcagacacgggtcacgaagaggtgttccccatagcggcccctagaagaagcagttcgaagttcccttgaatgggaactaaataaaaaaatacaccacaACCAGCTATGCTGCCCACATCTCATTAACAGCATTCCTGTACATATTTTTGGTCTCTTTTCCATtctaaataaacatgaatgaaacatgaatgaaaatgtaattattatttatttatttagtctaaaaaatatatatatttttttaacttgtaaataaaacagattactCGAGTACGTTTTTACAAGAAAAATCAATTTCAGTTTTTTACTTcagaattttatatttaattaaatgttttgcttgctctttatttgtaattgtttgtgaagtTACTAACAATATCTATTTTTGTAATGTAGGTCGATTGTACAATGTAATAAAGTATGTATTTCCTAGTGGACTAAAGATAACATATAGGTGAAATAACACAATTATAATTggcaaataatttatataaatatttagatttataaatgattcaacttaaatcaaatcaatatttatttattttcatgagaaGCCATCAGTGCTATTTTGATTAATATCTTAAATGagctttagtttttatatttagtttttatttaaatttcagtaaaaaaaaaatgattttttttttgtgctcttgtaattttttaacaaatatttctatttagcttttaaattgttttttttttgtaatataaataattaaatttgtaattaatttgcagtcacttacatttactttattttagccagttgccaaagcaacatttctaatcTCCATTTAAGTCTTCctcaattatatataaatttgtaattattttattattacaatttttggatttaaaaaattacaattgttAGCTTTACTTCATAACAACACTGGTAGATGTGTAACGAGCAGAAAAATGTACAGTCAGCTAGTTAgtattgcaaaataaaccctTTATATAAGAGAATAATTGGTCAATGAGGATGTGTTTAGTAAAGTTGGTTGCTGGTTAAACTAGTTAAGCAAGCTAGCAGCCTAATGGGGACGAAAATGTCCCACaagaaaaagagaaacacaaaaagTTTTGGCACCTGACTCTTGAAATTCTTGGTTCTCCTGCTTCCAGGCCACCCTCATGCGCTCCAGGTAGTTTTCCTGGGAATGGATATCAGCCTCAGGGCAGTTACACTGTGGAAACTCCTTACTGCATTGGCACCAGCAGTCATTGTCTTTGCACACAAATTGGCCTTCAGCATTGCAGCCTATGTAGCCTAAGGCAGCCTGAATGAAGTTGCTCTTTAAATAACTAGGCAGAATAGCTTGAAGTCCTGTAGAAATACAGAAGTGTGAGATAGACCACACATGCCTCCACTTATCCAGTACAGCAAGCACAGTCAACTATCAACATTCAAGATTTGTATATAATTAGCAGGCTAATTATAGACAACGGCAGCATCAAGGCTTTGATCGTGTAGCTACCATGGCTCATCACACAAACACATCCTCTGGAAAACATTTTAGAATTACTGTAGTGTCGGAAGTAGTAAGTGTGGGAATGTCTATCTCTCTACCTTGCAACTGAACTTTGTTCTCCTGGCTGTGAACCAGAACAGAGCTGACAGAGTCGAGGTTGTCATAGTTACTGCAGCCCAAAGGACCAGTCCTGGTCTCTGTTACctggagagagagacaacagcaattaCGTCTTTgtctaataaattaattaaagtgaCTGGTAAATCTCAAACACACCTGACCACTGGGTGAGTCATTGTCAATGTAACCATAAACCAGggatgtcaaactcaattcctggagggtcgAAGCCCTCCGGTCCTCcgggaattgagtttgacactgGGATCCTACACTCAGATTCAGggattttcactcagaaattgctagtaaatttcacaaacaaaccaacaaatactaaataacacactgacttaaagagtgtgctttttagcttttaattcatcaaatcctgaaaaaattattaaaaaactaaaataaaatagaacgatttctgaaggttcatgtgacactgaagtaatgattacaggatatttatttaattacttgcTTTTTCAGCACTGGAATTACAATTTTTACCAAAATTCCTTATTTCcctcatatatatttttatatttccgtAATAGTCTTGCTGCATTCATTCACCTTTTAAAACATTATctaaattactttattttaaaa includes:
- the LOC132154298 gene encoding BMP/retinoic acid-inducible neural-specific protein 3-like → MWARSIGPRPPDLMLLWEGMVICLRWACVLVSLTVYVGSAEPLEWLLSDKGPFHRSQEFIEFTERYQHGFTTRYKIYREFGRWKVNSLAAERQEGNGVAVPFDPDFIHNIRLLGRRPSLQKITDTIIKKYGTHFLLSATLGGEESLTIFVDKSKLSRGQQNGSASNATAGSLTLEALHQLAASYFIDRDSTLRKLHHLQIASTAIKVTETRTGPLGCSNYDNLDSVSSVLVHSQENKVQLQGLQAILPSYLKSNFIQAALGYIGCNAEGQFVCKDNDCWCQCSKEFPQCNCPEADIHSQENYLERMRVAWKQENQEFQESDEFQNFLGKLPTQSALNSSRIQQLWRTDSALQQRYRQLESRISLLLSKTRQTANKLFSLSKRCRTQPKIVSLRERPLNYWLQFTLSILYCSENNQLGFYTEELQTCACPYGSPSCQGVIPCEVGDSHRCSSCSVDNLTRCSSCNPGYVLSHGICKYAVPNPTDHYLGFETDLQDLELRYLLQHRDSRITANAIFVSNDVRLNIWFDPSWRKRMLLTLKSNKFKSNRIHMLLGISLQICMTKNSTLEPVLSVYVNPFGGSHSESWTMPINQNSYPDWEKNKLDIPLDCFNWTLTLGNRWKSFFETVHFYLRSRIQTESSQGNDTVYFEPLEDTDATQNFGYMKINSMQLYGYSMHFDPEAIQDLILQLDYPYTQGSQDSALLQLMEIRYRVNRLSPPGPLPLDLFSCLLRHRLKLSSSEVQRILTTLQIFSAKQPFYKEYEAAKLCS